The Theileria annulata chromosome 2, complete sequence, *** SEQUENCING IN PROGRESS *** genomic sequence atcttcttcatcaaattctttatatttctATTACCATTAGTATTGACATTAGTATTGACATTGTgtatattctttatattagtattaattgtatgtttggataatatatgaaataaattatcacCTGTTATTGGATCCATTGGAATTgattcaaaattataatttatcatataaatatatctTTCCATACCCATTAATTccatattatacatttctTTATACGATTTTAAAGGATAAGATTTTGTATTATAGGATTCTGAACTATGGGATCCCTTACTATATTCCTTACTATGGGATCCCTTATAAGATCCCTTATGGGATCCATCATAAGATTGTATATCAAATGGATTATTGAAGgaattattagaatataatattggatgtttatatatttgtttaaaattgggtaataaatggaaatcaataaatttatttaaaacaGCTTGAAATATGATTTCAATAACTCTAAAATTATCACAACTAATTGcttcaaataaataattatataccaaATTCATATTACTACTCTTCaatattgttaataataatattctattCATTAACATACCTTTTTTTATACCATTCTTACTACTACTAACAGTATTATCCATAGTATTATTCATACTAGTGACGGTATTATTGGattctaatatattaataacttTACGTTCTAAATTAGTCATTGGTAATCCAAATCCCATATAAACTCcatatatactattattcaTACTATTATTACTGTTATTGGTATTACTACCATAGTTTGTATTACTAAAGGTAGTATTAGTGGAATTGGTATTATTGTTCTGAATAGATTGTAGAGTAATTTTTAAGATTTGTGAATCATAATGTATTGATTCAATTATAAATgttataaattcatttgaatttaatacattaaGATTCTCATGTATTcctttatatatacttggtaatatttctgttatatcaattacatacatatatttcatcaatttattcataaatCTTTTATCCACATCCATATCcttattagtagtagtagtactagtagtaaCAGTATCACCAGTAGTAGTAACAGTAGCTTTAGTACCAGGTACAACTGTACTATCTTTAGAACCATTAGTAGTTGTtggaccagtcaccgtaatGGTCCCCgtagtactactactggTATGGGATTCGAACCTAGTACCTATAGTATCatgtataatagtattatgATTGCTCTGTAATAACCCACTCaattgtataatttgtaattttaattgtttgTTTTGTAATTTTTCCTTGTCCAAATCCtttaaaacattttctAAATTCTTAAAAGATTCCAAAAGCTCTTCATTCAAACTATTTACTAATGAATTTAGTCTTGTTATTGTATTACCAAGTTCATGTATTTTCTTATCTTTATTACTAATCTCAGTTTCCATATCCATTATTATTCTCTTCAATTTAtccaataattttaatccTCCATTACGTTCAATACTATCTATTGTACTAGAATCTATTGTATTGGAGTGTATTCTACTAGAGTCTGGTGTACTATGATTAACTCTGTGATCAGTATGATTAACTCTGTGATTAGTATGGTTAAAGCTACTATTAGtatgattaattttatgattattattattagaataattataaaatggATTAAGAATTGGACTTTCCCAAGAATCGAAATTATCAACAGTAttctttttaatattcttaacaGAATCTTCATGTATACTTTCTAAATCACTAGTAATTTCTGTATTACtatgtataatagtattcaaattactaaaattaccacaattcatattcaaattagtaaaatcaGTACAATTGGTATCCatattagtataattagtatCTATATTAGTAAAATCAGTATCCATATTACTATATTCAGTATTTAAATgagtaaaattattattcataatattgtatgatgaagaattttcaaaaaaGTGAGAATCGGCTACTGTTGATCTTAACTTcatttttgataaatttaaacaattttctAGATAATCATCCAATACTTCATCATTATTagattcattaaaatattcaaatatCTTATTTCTAgtcatttttttaaaacatcTAATCCAATATTTCACAATTTATCCATATACTTCTAAATTTAGTAATGTTATTAGTTCAGTAATATACTTCTCagtttattaattaagttATTAGTTTACTCATATAGTACTCagtttaataatgttattagtttattaatattttacatttgataatagatttatgaaattaaaataatcttgAGTATCCAAAAACATTggaaaatgaatttaaaatttgttatatacaaaattaataataaaataatttacagaaaatatacaaataaactaaaaaaattattaatatccCTACAGTTGTGTAAATGGAATCTTAATCCACTTAATATCAGGAACaatatcaatatattaaatttataatctAAATGGTTAATCTAAATGGTTAATATAAAtggataatataaatggataatataaatgGATAATTTAGaggtatttatatataattatttatttttttttagaAGGAATCAATTTCTCAAttgaatattaaaaaaaatatcaatttattattaaaaagatatcaaaataatcaaaatgATCGCATTAATTATCCTGAAAATCCAGAAAAGTTagttcattaattaatttcttcattagATGGATCAAATCTGAAGTTGATTTAGAAGAACAAATCCGATTCTTTAGTGATTTATCAACTATTCcttcattatatatacaatttcTAACATTAAAtggttttaaaatattatctgATATATTATCACATCAAAATATTGGTAATACACATACAATTACTACATTAACTCCATTATCTCAATAATACCTTTACTTAACAACTTATTATCTTAATAACTCGGTAACACGGTTGTATTGATGTTTAGATATAGTAATAGTGTgtataaatgtattatcGGAAATATTGGATCctgaaataatttatacattaGAAACATCAAATGAGTTTATAAATCATTTGgtaattaaaattctattaatattcttttaGGAATCTTTATCAATAGATAAATTGGTAGTAAATTCACTAATAACTATTCAAGAAGGTTGTTTTTATAGATTATAAGAGTTTATAGAGGATGAAGTGGATTATAATGGTGTTAAAAGTTGTTTTGAGTTATTGGAGAATTTAATGGAATTATcatctaaaatattatctgACTTGGCTACTAATGAGAAGTTCTTGTCATATTTGTTAACTCGTATGAAGAAGAGGAAAACAATGGCATATGATACTAATAGAGTATATTCTAGTGAATTATTATGTGTATTATTACAAGGTTCTGATGAATGTGTTGTTAAACTTGGTTCAAAAGAACCAATTGATGGTATTGATCAACTCTTAAGAATTATAGCAATTTATAGAAAACGGAATCCAGATTCATTAGAAGAggtaataaatatattacaatatacTTAGTAGTAGTggtagtagttaagagtagttaGTTAGTAAAGAGTAATTAGGTAGGAGTTAGGTAGTAATTAGGTAGTtattaggtatttaagaTTAATTAAGGAGTAATTAAGGAGTAGTAGGTATTAAGGGATATTCTAGGTATTTTAGGCtattttaggtagttaagagtattttaggctattttaggtagttagtagtagttaggtatttgataaataatattttgtagGAAGAATTAGTTGAAAATTCATTTCAAGCATTATGTAAACTAATGTTCaagtattttatatacaattatactactactaacTATACTAACTCTACTAACTCTactaactactactaaCTACCTATTCTAGTAACCACTAACTAACTATACGTAACTGTTTAGTAATGAGAATCAAATAAGATTTGGTAAAATACAAGGAATACAATTAATGATAAGATTAATTCGTGAAAGAAGACAAACATATAAATTAGCACTTAAATTACTCGATTTTGCATTATTAGATTCTACATATAATTGTCAATTATTCGTACAATTGTAATACATTACTTCCATTCAATTAGTTAGACTAGTCATTttaagtataataattaagtataatTGATTGATGTGATTGATATTGTGTTTAGATATGGATTAAAATCgttatttagtatattaatgaGAAAAGGTGTATTAACTAAAGAAGGTACAGAACAAGAAAAACAAGAAGACGGTAACATTACACCCtaaatacaattattactaatcattaaattgtataaattgtataatgAATGTGTTGTAGAGAATGTAattggtataataaattcattatgtataaattgtaCTGGTGAAGAATTATGTAagtaaatattaataatataatattatagtaagagtaataaataagtttGTGGAGAATAAGCATGAAAAATTGGAAAGGATAGTAGAGTTACATAAAAAGTATACAcaaaaatcaaatttatacattaataaaatgaataaaaagaatGAAATACCTGAATTGGATGCGGAGGAACAAAATTATCTTGAAAAGTATGAAGCTGGACTCTCAATTTGCCAATTAATCGACTGTCTAATTGTcagaatatataatatgaaCCAAGAACTGTCAATATGccttttattattacttaaaaATAAAGGCATTAATATACAAGATATTTATAATCATATTACAGGTAAATGTTACTATACATTgatatatattctatacTGTAATACTATTGTATACTGTAATACTATTGTATACTGTAATACTATTGTATACTGTAATACCATACTATTGGTGTATTGATGTATTGATATTCGGATTAGATTATTTGGAACATATGAGTGAAGAAGGAAAAGAATTAAAGAATCAAGTGGAAgaattaatgataaattttttaaaagGAGCTAAAAATTCAGAAATGTTCAATTAAACGTAAATATAATGGAatcttatatatatacaatttctataaatatataataaaattataaaccaatttattgaaataataaatataatattgtaatatatgTAGAAATATTAGAGAAATGTGTAGAGAAGGATGCACCTTTTGGCATATAGAGAGATTGTCTATAGTAGACAGTTTAGGTGCTGAAAACATAAGATTATGTAATTACCAAAATGTTAgtgatttaaaaataatttaaaaaaagaatTTATAGATTTTAGAGAAAATGAGATaaatctattaaattagCAATTATCCGGAAATTATCCGATAAACCAGTTCAAATATCGCTTTataagtaataataaagttTAACAGTAAAATGATAccataaaaatatataaaaaaggGTAAATAAATAGTGGACTGATGCGTTGGAATAAATGTGCAAAGTCCATTTTGATCTTGGTATTTCTGAGTACCAAATCGCTACTAAAAACTTGTGAATGCCAAAATAATGGAAATCACACCAGTAAATCCAGTAATACTGGAAATTCAGTCCCAGTAGCATTTACACATGTTCAAGATTCTAATTCCCAATCCACTTCACAAACAcaagaaaatattaaacaacataataattatacaccTCTCACTTTTACAGGTAATATTCTCTTgcatttaataatataataggTTCTAAAGTACCGGCATGGGATTATGGTAGACATGGATCTGATTGGACTCATGGCATGTGTAGTGCTGGATTAAAGCAGTCTCCAGTAGACTTGCATGTTGAAGGTTTAGTTGAAGACCTTCCATTTAATTTGAAGGAGGTGTATGACTCAGTATTGAGAGGGGAGTCACCAGACcttaaatataattcttGGAAACGAGGTGACATGGTTTACTCGTACAACCATTATATTTCAACTGTTCAGGTTTTAAGGTCACCAAACGTGTTCAGAATAACAGTGCCTCAAAATGAAGGTTCAACCTTCGGGGCTCTGTTCACTACCGATAAACCCAATTTATATATGGCCACTCATATAGACTTTCACTCTCCAAGTGAACATACTTTCGATGGATCTGCTAATCGCAGACAAATTGAAGTGCAAATCTGGCATTATCTCAGTGATGCACCTTCTAGTGATCTTGGAATTGGATCTATCGATTCTCCTGAAACTACTGATGTTAATATTCTCATTACTAAAGCCGTTAAAAAAACACCCAATACCGGCACTACAGCTGATACTACCACCACTGGTAGTACAAAAGCCACTGCTACCACTAGTAGTGACTCCAGCACTAGTAATAGTGTTGAAGTAACTAAAGGTAAAGATGTAGATGCAAGTGGagtaaaaaatgtaaaatcTGTTGATTTATCTCATTTAAATCTTCATACTGTTGATTCAAGTTTGTTCCTACCAATCCCAACAACCTAATTATCCCTAATTAACCcaatatatcatttttatagGTAAAGATAACCATCTAAACACCGATACTCAACATGACACATCTAGTACAGCTAAAAGTACTGATTATACTGAAGATGATCATCCTGAGTTTTATTATGAGGCTGATGATCATCCCAGTATGGTCCAATTATCTGAAGATTTACACCCACTGAACTCTGGGAAATCATCGAGCTACAAGAAACTACTTGAAAACGACCGTTACGATTTGTTTAACAAATACCTTTTAACTCACTTGAACAACTCGGCCAATAACCTGAATAGTGAGCAGGTGCATATAAGGGAAAAGAAGATGGCTCGAGAAAAGGGGACCCACTGGGGCAGGTGGGCTGTAATTTCTCTAACTTTTATGAGTGAAGAGATTGAGAAGACTAATATTGAGAGTCTGAAAACGTTTCCTTCTGAGCGTTTTATGAGTGAAGTTTTCAAGGCTGGGTCCTCAGTCACTATTACTGAGAATGACAATTACTTATCAGTTGGAGATTTGAATACTAACCATGTTGAAACACCTTTGCCTGTTGTTGATCTTGATACTCCTCTGAACTTGTCTTCACTGTTCATGATGCTTGAGGTTAAGAACGTGAATTACTTTGCTTACGACGGTTCTTTTACTCAGCCTGGTTGTGAAGAGACTGTCAGGTGGTATGTGGCTAAGGAGTCACTTCCGATATCCACTGAGCTTATGCTTCAGCTTCATCGCATGCTCAATCCTAATCCTCACGTTCAGAACCCTAACAACTATGTGGACAATTACAGGGAGCTTCAGAACGTCAATAACAAATGCAGAAATGTTGGCAAGGTCAGGTTCGTGCACGGTTACCCGATGGAATACTTTGTCATATCCCCGTTCTCTCATGAACATCAAGTTTCAGCTTTCAGACTCAGTCGTCTTTATCTTGTTTTCattatttcaatattattaatgttatattAACTCTTATACATTCccattattttataatgtATATTGTGTGTGGTATATACCAACTAGTATGTTATAGTATATACTGTAGAGTATATTGTGGTATATACTATCTGGTATGTATGTTATATACACTATGGACTatcatataatataattttttataacatTATTTGGGAGGATTAATTGAGATGAATGTTAATAACGTATGTAGAGCTTCTACTGTTAATTTTTGATCAGTATTTGTATTCTGATAGGCTGCTTCCAAcaaatctaataaattacttgCCTCACTTGTACTCATCAATTCCATTGGCTAAAAAAAATCCATCACATTATTCAACtaattgtaaatattcaataattgtaaatatttaataattgtaaatatgttgtaaaatgtatataCTTGAGATCCAGTAGAGATGAGTAATTTGAGTGCTTTAATGTAACTGAAGAGTGCGTTGAAGTAGATTTGATGAGATTCATTCCTCAGAATTGATAACGTGTTATCAAAAACTTTATGTTTCCTACAATATGAAACTGCCTCGAAATACTTGTTATTCTTTACCAACACACACAATTCTATACAACTAAACGTCTTTCTCAATTCCAACACATGCTTATTATTCGGTGATAAATTCTACacatttcaataatttatagaattaattgtatataattaattatatagaattggtgtatataattaattgtataaatattgtgATGTTATTGGTATGGAATTACCTTTGTTAGTGTATAATAGACGAGTAAATCATCAATACTGAACGTCTTGGTATTATCATCTTTATCATACAAGTAACAACAACATGCTTCCAATACAGctaaataataatcaaTTCACAGTTTAAGCTTGATAATATATGGGTTCTAGTATTACCTGCACAATTGTCTGCATCTTGGATACAATAAAAACACTTGAATGCTGAGGCCCACAGCCCGACATAAGCACAGTACTGTGCTAGTAGAAGTATAGCGTATTTTGCTGAGCTTCTTCTACCAGAAAGCTTAATCAGCTTCTGTAAAAGCGGCCCTACCAATAACATCCCATCCTTGGTCACTGAACTCCCCAAATAACTTGGACTCACTGCATCATTAAAGTTCTCCGATACACAATATTTCACTCCCATTACATTCTTATTCATCGGTAAcaactaaattaaattaacataTAACTAGTCTGATTAACTATTAATTAACCGGTAACTAGGTTAACTACtaattaaactaataaGTAAGTAAGAATTTGTTACTGTGGATAGTAGG encodes the following:
- a CDS encoding uncharacterized protein (chr2.cand.222 - hypothetical protein, conserved, pf11_0433, TPR domain, DnaJ domain); amino-acid sequence: MTRNKIFEYFNESNNDEVLDDYLENCLNLSKMKLRSTVADSHFFENSSSYNIMNNNFTHLNTEYSNMDTDFTNIDTNYTNMDTNCTDFTNLNMNCEITSDLESIHEDSVKNIKKNTVDNFDSWESPILNPFYNYSNNNNHKINHTNSSFNHTNHRVNHTDHRVNHSTPDSSRIHSNTIDSSTIDSIERNGGLKLLDKLKRIIMDMETEISNKDKKIHELGNTITRLNSLVNSLNEELLESFKNLENVLKDLDKEKLQNKQLKLQIIQLSGLLQSNHNTIIHDTIGTRFESHTSSSTTGTITVTGPTTTNGSKDSTVVPGTKATVTTTGDTVTTSTTTTNKDMDVDKRFMNKLMKYMYVIDITEILPSIYKGIHENLNVLNSNEFITFIIESIHYDSQILKITLQSIQNNNTNSTNTTFSNTNYGSNTNNSNNSMNNSIYGVYMGFGLPMTNLERKVINILESNNTVTSMNNTMDNTVSSSKNGIKKGMLMNRILLLTILKSSNMNLVYNYLFEAISCDNFRVIEIIFQAVLNKFIDFHLLPNFKQIYKHPILYSNNSFNNPFDIQSYDGSHKGSYKGSHSKEYSKGSHSSESYNTKSYPLKSYKEMYNMELMGMERYIYMINYNFESIPMDPITGDNLFHILSKHTINTNIKNIHNVNTNVNTNGNRNIKNLMKKIKLFLHYTPYLTLKNKELKTPLDICNISMKKEFYYMIIMDLASKGSLSYKNKLYHNALDYYTYAINIFLNPHIYTSVTVLGHTSTEGPANKDTTNITNSSKDIGTIGSSTVTKGKGANFTATECTMGKGANFMPMECTTTKDATGAVGASTVMENMIEEMGIKSIGKLYYNKGRTLIHLNRWLECIESCEMCLMYIPDYINAYYTLIESYEKLLDWENAASICLLMKDNCGIIDLKRYNKIIEQKDATYFQLLGLNNDATDSDIKKQFNTLCKIWHPDKHTNDINITKRCTNQFNRYRFSYGACSSSSS
- a CDS encoding uncharacterized protein (chr2.C.cand.296 - hypothetical protein, conserved), with product MDNLEKESISQLNIKKNINLLLKRYQNNQNDRINYPENPEKWIKSEVDLEEQIRFFSDLSTIPSLYIQFLTLNGFKILSDILSHQNIDIVIVCINVLSEILDPEIIYTLETSNEFINHLESLSIDKLVVNSLITIQEEDEVDYNGVKSCFELLENLMELSSKILSDLATNEKFLSYLLTRMKKRKTMAYDTNRVYSSELLCVLLQGSDECVVKLGSKEPIDGIDQLLRIIAIYRKRNPDSLEEEELVENSFQALCKLMFNNENQIRFGKIQGIQLMIRLIRERRQTYKLALKLLDFALLDSTYNCQLFVQLYGLKSLFSILMRKGVLTKEGTEQEKQEDENVIGIINSLCINCTGEELLRVINKFVENKHEKLERIVELHKKYTQKSNLYINKMNKKNEIPELDAEEQNYLEKYEAGLSICQLIDCLIVRIYNMNQELSICLLLLLKNKGINIQDIYNHITDYLEHMSEEGKELKNQVEELMINFLKGAKNSEMFN
- a CDS encoding uncharacterized protein (chr2.C.cand.297 - signal peptide, some similarity to carbonic anhydrase;~Apicoplast targetting peptide predicted by the PlasmoAP tool;~Signal peptide predicted for TA13045 by SignalP 2.0 HMM (Signal peptide probability 0.990, signal anchor probability 0.000) with cleavage site probability 0.417 between residues 22 and 23;~GPI-Anchor Signal predicted for TA13045 by DGPI v2.04, no cleavage site predicted) is translated as MRWNKCAKSILILVFLSTKSLLKTCECQNNGNHTSKSSNTGNSVPVAFTHVQDSNSQSTSQTQENIKQHNNYTPLTFTGSKVPAWDYGRHGSDWTHGMCSAGLKQSPVDLHVEGLVEDLPFNLKEVYDSVLRGESPDLKYNSWKRGDMVLRSPNVFRITVPQNEGSTFGALFTTDKPNLYMATHIDFHSPSEHTFDGSANRRQIEVQIWHYLSDAPSSDLGIGSIDSPETTDVNILITKAVKKTPNTGTTADTTTTGSTKATATTSSDSSTSNSVEVTKGKDVDASGVKNVKSVDLSHLNLHTVDSSKDNHLNTDTQHDTSSTAKSTDYTEDDHPEFYYEADDHPSMVQLSEDLHPLNSGKSSSYKKLLENDRYDLFNKYLLTHLNNSANNLNSEQVHIREKKMAREKGTHWGRWAVISLTFMSEEIEKTNIESLKTFPSERFMSEVFKAGSSVTITENDNYLSVGDLNTNHVETPLPVVDLDTPLNLSSLFMMLEVKNVNYFAYDGSFTQPGCEETVRWYVAKESLPISTELMLQLHRMLNPNPHVQNPNNYVDNYRELQNVNNKCRNVGKVRFVHGYPMEYFVISPFSHEHQVSAFRLSRLYLVFIISILLMLY